The Desulfovulcanus ferrireducens genome includes a window with the following:
- a CDS encoding cation:proton antiporter domain-containing protein, translating to MEIPLLNDIVIIFGLSIAVLFICHQLRLPTVVGFLLTGIFVGPYGLGLIEAIHEVEILAEIGIVLLLFTIGIEFSLERLLQIRKSVLLGGSLQVLLTFSATLFIARQFGQAFGEAVFIGFLVALSSTAIVLKLIQERAEVDSPHGRTTLGILIFQDIIVVPMILVTPLLAGATGNLGESLLVLLAKGIGIILLVIVSARWIVPRVMYQIARTRNHELFLLSVVVICFGVAWLTSKAGLSLALGAFLAGLVISASEYSHHALGNILPFRDVFTTFFFVSIGMMLDVGFLFQQPGIITLITLSVLVLKAIIAGSVTILLGFPLRTGILVGFALGQIGEFSFILSRAGVEHGLLAGNIYQLFLSVSVLSMAATPFIIPLAPRLVDIILRLPLPKRLVSGFYPVSDIEVMDRKDHLIIIGFGVNGRNVARAARVAGIPYAIIEMNPETVRSEQAKGEPIHYGDATRETTLQYAGIKDARIVVVAINDPTATRRITEVIRRLNPKLHLIVRTRYLQEMKPLYELGADDVIPEEFETSVEIFTRVLTKYLVPRDEIERLVAEVRADGYEMFRSLSKASASFSDLKLQLHDVNISTFRIPQGSTLIGKTLAQIELRRRYGVSVVAIRRDSQILSNPGADMQLQSNDVLFVLGSSEQISEAINIFSYSHEKNEGS from the coding sequence ATGGAAATACCACTGCTAAATGACATAGTCATCATATTTGGGCTGTCCATTGCTGTCCTCTTTATATGCCATCAACTTCGCCTGCCGACGGTTGTGGGTTTCCTCCTTACGGGTATATTTGTCGGGCCGTACGGACTTGGACTGATTGAGGCAATTCATGAAGTTGAAATTTTAGCCGAAATAGGTATTGTGTTATTGCTTTTTACTATCGGGATCGAGTTCTCGCTTGAAAGGCTGTTGCAAATCAGGAAGTCCGTTTTGCTGGGCGGCTCGCTTCAGGTGTTGTTAACCTTTTCGGCTACTTTGTTCATAGCCAGGCAGTTTGGCCAGGCTTTTGGTGAGGCGGTCTTTATCGGATTTCTCGTAGCCCTGAGTAGCACGGCGATTGTACTCAAACTAATCCAAGAAAGAGCCGAAGTTGATAGCCCTCACGGACGTACAACTCTTGGCATCCTTATCTTCCAGGATATTATTGTTGTTCCGATGATCTTGGTCACGCCGCTACTGGCTGGAGCAACTGGGAATTTAGGCGAATCCCTCCTCGTTCTTCTGGCCAAAGGAATCGGCATCATACTGTTGGTGATAGTCTCTGCAAGATGGATTGTTCCCCGGGTGATGTATCAAATCGCCAGAACACGTAATCATGAACTTTTCCTGTTAAGCGTGGTTGTAATATGCTTTGGGGTTGCGTGGCTAACCTCCAAGGCAGGGCTATCACTTGCCCTGGGCGCGTTTTTAGCAGGACTGGTCATTTCTGCATCTGAATACAGCCACCATGCACTCGGGAATATTTTACCCTTTCGGGATGTCTTTACAACCTTCTTTTTTGTCTCCATTGGCATGATGCTTGATGTCGGTTTTCTCTTCCAGCAGCCAGGAATCATCACGCTGATTACACTAAGCGTTTTGGTTTTGAAAGCCATCATCGCTGGTTCTGTTACCATTTTACTGGGATTCCCACTTCGCACCGGAATTTTAGTCGGCTTTGCACTCGGCCAGATCGGTGAGTTTTCTTTCATTTTATCAAGAGCCGGTGTTGAACACGGTTTACTTGCTGGAAATATTTACCAGCTGTTTCTATCTGTCTCTGTTCTTAGCATGGCGGCGACACCCTTCATTATACCCTTGGCACCCCGCCTAGTGGATATCATCCTGCGGTTGCCTCTGCCGAAAAGATTAGTGTCAGGCTTTTATCCTGTTTCAGACATAGAGGTCATGGACAGGAAAGACCACCTTATTATCATCGGCTTCGGAGTGAACGGGAGAAATGTAGCACGAGCCGCCAGAGTAGCTGGCATCCCCTATGCAATCATTGAGATGAACCCCGAAACAGTAAGAAGCGAACAAGCAAAGGGTGAACCAATTCATTATGGCGATGCAACCCGGGAGACCACACTTCAGTACGCAGGCATTAAAGATGCGAGAATTGTTGTAGTTGCTATTAACGATCCAACGGCAACCCGCAGAATTACTGAAGTCATTCGGAGACTTAATCCGAAACTTCATTTGATCGTACGAACCCGTTATCTCCAAGAGATGAAGCCTCTGTATGAATTAGGGGCCGACGACGTCATCCCGGAAGAGTTTGAGACATCAGTAGAAATCTTTACTCGGGTTTTGACGAAATATCTTGTGCCCAGAGATGAAATCGAAAGGCTGGTTGCTGAGGTGCGAGCAGATGGTTACGAGATGTTTCGGAGTCTTTCTAAAGCGTCGGCATCTTTTTCTGACTTGAAACTTCAGCTTCATGATGTCAATATAAGTACATTTAGAATCCCGCAAGGCTCAACGCTAATTGGGAAAACCCTTGCCCAGATCGAGTTAAGAAGGCGTTATGGGGTTTCCGTAGTGGCAATACGACGGGATTCACAAATATTGTCCAACCCCGGAGCAGACATGCAGCTTCAGTCCAACGATGTGCTTTTTGTCCTTGGCTCTTCTGAGCAAATATCAGAAGCTATTAACATATTTTCATATTCACACGAAAAAAATGAGGGGT
- a CDS encoding SLC13 family permease: MFWTATLIFVISYAVIVSEKVHKTKVALFGAALVLITKILLQHEALHDIELGVDWNVIFLLISMMIIINVMTKTGVFQYVAIKSAKVAKGEPYTIMAIFAVITAIGSAFLDNVTTVLLLAPVTLLIAEQLEVDPVPYLITEALASNIGGTATLIGDPPNIMIASKAGLNFMDFIIHLTPAVIIIFIIWMLCWKIIFGKRLHVEQKNKERVMAMNENELIKNPLLLKKSLFVLGLTVIGFILHGVFHYEPATVALMGAATLLLISGEEPHEILAEVEWPTIFFFIGLFIIIGGTVKVGLIELMSQKMIQITNPQPDNMLTLSMVLVWFSAIASAIVDNIPFVATMNPLLIDMVHKVYGLTDAATMEHIQHAAMMPVWWALALGACLGGNGSPIGASANVIVVGMSEKAGHKITFIRFLKYGVPVTIMTIALAMVYIYVRYYVLGW, translated from the coding sequence ATGTTTTGGACGGCAACCTTAATTTTTGTCATATCTTATGCGGTAATTGTATCTGAAAAGGTACATAAGACCAAAGTGGCGCTGTTTGGAGCTGCCCTGGTTTTAATTACAAAAATCCTTTTGCAACACGAAGCACTGCACGACATTGAGCTTGGTGTAGATTGGAACGTTATCTTTTTGCTCATTTCAATGATGATCATCATCAATGTTATGACCAAAACAGGGGTTTTTCAATACGTAGCCATCAAATCTGCCAAGGTAGCCAAAGGAGAACCATATACCATAATGGCCATCTTTGCCGTGATTACGGCTATTGGATCGGCCTTTCTGGACAATGTAACCACTGTTCTTCTTCTGGCTCCGGTAACTCTGTTAATTGCAGAGCAACTGGAAGTGGATCCGGTTCCTTACCTGATTACCGAAGCCCTGGCTTCAAATATTGGCGGGACTGCCACGTTAATTGGTGACCCACCAAATATCATGATCGCATCTAAAGCGGGGCTAAACTTTATGGACTTTATTATCCACCTAACCCCGGCCGTTATCATCATCTTTATTATCTGGATGCTTTGCTGGAAAATCATTTTTGGCAAGCGTCTTCATGTTGAGCAGAAAAACAAAGAACGCGTCATGGCCATGAATGAAAACGAGCTTATAAAAAACCCTCTTTTGCTTAAAAAATCGCTCTTTGTTCTAGGGCTAACTGTTATCGGCTTTATTCTGCATGGGGTATTTCACTATGAACCGGCCACAGTAGCCTTGATGGGTGCAGCCACATTGTTGCTCATCTCCGGAGAAGAGCCGCATGAAATCCTGGCCGAAGTGGAATGGCCAACCATTTTCTTCTTTATTGGCCTGTTCATCATCATTGGCGGCACGGTCAAGGTCGGGCTTATTGAGCTCATGTCGCAAAAAATGATCCAAATAACCAATCCCCAACCGGATAACATGCTCACCCTGTCCATGGTCCTGGTCTGGTTCTCTGCAATTGCCTCAGCTATTGTGGACAATATCCCCTTTGTGGCCACCATGAACCCCTTGCTCATTGATATGGTCCACAAGGTTTACGGCTTAACTGACGCAGCAACGATGGAACACATCCAGCATGCAGCCATGATGCCGGTCTGGTGGGCCTTGGCCTTAGGCGCTTGTCTGGGCGGTAACGGTTCTCCCATTGGGGCCTCAGCCAATGTTATTGTCGTTGGTATGAGCGAAAAGGCAGGACATAAAATTACCTTTATCCGCTTTTTAAAATATGGTGTGCCAGTAACCATAATGACCATTGCCTTAGCCATGGTTTATATCTATGTACGTTACTATGTCCTGGGCTGGTAA
- a CDS encoding CBS domain-containing protein, with amino-acid sequence MLISKIMRTNLVLVSPNCDFETLMCKIAELAPRQVYVVDDELKLKGIITGYDLLKVVLPSYIDSNLLRSLSDSDDFLKKCIKAARSKTAKEIMITEFTALRPTDHAMEAEALIVEKRINALPVLDEDGVLLGEVHRRDILNYMVKTCLNCNLKKLQTVDLAKIKKEEDKKKYLYNLQNEGNND; translated from the coding sequence ATGTTAATCTCGAAAATCATGCGCACCAATCTGGTGCTGGTCAGCCCAAACTGTGACTTTGAAACACTAATGTGTAAAATAGCTGAACTAGCTCCCAGACAAGTATATGTTGTTGATGACGAATTGAAACTAAAAGGAATTATTACAGGTTATGACCTCCTAAAGGTCGTTTTACCAAGCTATATTGATTCCAATCTGCTCCGCTCCCTTAGTGACAGTGATGACTTTTTAAAAAAATGTATAAAAGCTGCTAGAAGTAAAACAGCTAAAGAAATTATGATCACTGAGTTTACAGCATTGAGACCTACAGACCATGCCATGGAAGCAGAAGCTCTGATTGTGGAAAAAAGAATAAATGCCCTCCCAGTACTGGATGAAGATGGCGTACTTCTGGGTGAAGTCCATCGACGAGACATTTTAAACTATATGGTCAAAACCTGTTTAAACTGTAATCTTAAAAAACTACAAACAGTTGACCTGGCCAAGATAAAAAAGGAAGAAGATAAGAAAAAATATCTGTATAATCTCCAAAACGAAGGAAATAATGACTAA
- a CDS encoding transferase translates to MNNSSLTKLMHRIINRINVNLREPSFDCSKYILETIPIEQFSKFYAFYGLSLRHPLHFYFFNSSLAGSYFLGKCSVEHSILYKTDVRGDELKTKGESFQVDGIDIPLHKDEEIKIRDSFLIKTLIHSFSHDPEEPEEFWIKNTLSMHYANIHGAPVEGSFIAPFATVDLTTVHDCIIGNYAYVQVGELAHHWVEPGLIWVRSEGNFDFRYRFQLESLKTYISLKPGEQPKGILIDFVESRKKDFEDIFEHVPSGALPSAKGASVSPYAVVKGDVQIGENVLVAQRAYLENAFLGKGSNAQENCYIINSTLEGNNITAHGGKVIHTKLGQNIFVGFNSFVCGKKDAPITIGEGSIVMPHCIIDAQEPLEIPANHLIWGLIRSREDLKKHIIDLDELARVDSKVEKGAMIFQGNGKAFVEGFKHRLEHILEANGAFYDGKNGEGHAQKGQDITFNIIQPYPDGPLKGLYPTLDIKHLEIS, encoded by the coding sequence ATGAACAACAGCAGCCTAACAAAGTTAATGCACCGCATCATCAATCGAATTAATGTTAACTTACGTGAACCTAGTTTTGACTGCAGTAAGTACATCCTGGAGACCATTCCCATTGAGCAATTCTCAAAGTTTTATGCCTTTTACGGCCTTTCCTTAAGACATCCACTGCATTTTTATTTCTTTAATTCCAGTCTTGCTGGCAGTTATTTTCTAGGAAAATGTAGTGTTGAACACTCTATACTATATAAAACAGACGTTCGCGGTGATGAACTGAAAACCAAAGGAGAGTCTTTTCAGGTAGATGGAATAGACATCCCTTTACACAAAGATGAGGAGATCAAAATCCGGGATAGTTTCCTCATTAAAACCCTTATTCATAGTTTTTCCCATGATCCGGAAGAGCCAGAAGAGTTCTGGATAAAAAATACCTTGTCCATGCACTATGCCAATATTCACGGCGCTCCTGTAGAAGGCTCGTTCATTGCCCCGTTTGCCACCGTTGACCTGACCACTGTCCATGACTGTATCATAGGCAACTATGCCTATGTCCAGGTAGGAGAACTTGCTCACCACTGGGTAGAACCAGGTCTAATCTGGGTACGTTCGGAAGGAAATTTCGATTTCCGTTATCGTTTCCAACTGGAAAGTTTAAAGACCTATATCAGCTTAAAGCCTGGAGAACAGCCTAAGGGAATTCTCATAGACTTTGTTGAAAGCCGGAAAAAAGACTTTGAAGATATTTTTGAACATGTCCCGTCCGGAGCCCTTCCATCAGCAAAGGGAGCTTCAGTCAGTCCCTATGCCGTGGTTAAAGGGGATGTGCAAATCGGTGAAAATGTCCTTGTAGCACAAAGGGCCTATCTGGAAAACGCTTTTCTTGGCAAAGGCTCCAATGCCCAGGAAAACTGTTATATCATAAATTCAACTCTTGAAGGTAACAATATTACTGCTCACGGCGGCAAAGTCATCCATACCAAACTCGGACAAAACATCTTTGTCGGATTCAACTCCTTTGTCTGTGGGAAAAAAGATGCCCCTATCACAATCGGTGAGGGAAGCATTGTCATGCCCCATTGTATTATTGATGCCCAGGAACCACTGGAGATACCGGCCAACCATCTCATTTGGGGACTTATTCGCTCCCGGGAAGACTTAAAAAAACATATCATTGATCTGGATGAACTTGCTAGGGTTGACAGCAAAGTAGAAAAAGGAGCCATGATTTTTCAGGGCAATGGCAAAGCATTTGTTGAGGGCTTTAAACACCGCCTGGAACATATATTAGAGGCCAATGGCGCTTTTTATGACGGCAAAAACGGAGAGGGGCATGCCCAAAAAGGACAGGACATTACTTTTAATATTATCCAGCCTTATCCGGACGGGCCTTTAAAGGGACTATATCCAACCCTAGACATAAAGCACCTGGAGATTAGTTGA
- a CDS encoding SLC13 family permease: MTAQSLDNKFDWKRVLFIFLGIALFTIVYQSPQWPDAIDPFGKHFPLSREGKGAIAVFLLAGTWWVFEVVPIGVTSLAIGVLQAMFLIRPAKVAFKDFMDPSVLFIFASLIIGTVFTKTGLTKRLAYKMLMIVGERTSMIYLGCFLVTAAMTHFMAHTAVAATIYPLLLAIYSLYGEGNKPTKFGKGLFMGMAYVAGAGSIVTLLGAARGAVALGFFNEIVNKDVTFFQLTYYMAPIGWLMTFLLWGFFMIFLKPEKDRIPGLREKAKELNAQLGPITRDEIIAGIIVIGVIVVMSLRSFIPELKAIDKTAIILLSTILFFILRILDLKDLEEVPWNIILLFAGAMSIGFCLWETGAAKWLAVNWLNMFKESHWFIFVMSIAFFVMLMTNFIMNVAAIAISLPVALVIAPYLGVAPDVILYASLVTAGMPFLFLVGAAPNAIAYDSKQFTTGEFFLYGIPASILLMIVVGLAVYVLWPIMGMPVTTG; the protein is encoded by the coding sequence ATGACAGCGCAAAGCTTGGACAACAAATTTGATTGGAAACGAGTACTTTTTATTTTTCTTGGCATTGCTCTGTTCACTATTGTTTACCAGTCACCGCAATGGCCCGATGCCATTGATCCTTTCGGTAAACATTTTCCACTGTCTCGAGAAGGTAAAGGCGCAATAGCCGTATTTTTGCTCGCTGGAACCTGGTGGGTCTTTGAAGTTGTGCCTATTGGTGTGACTAGTCTGGCCATCGGGGTCTTGCAGGCCATGTTTCTTATCCGTCCAGCTAAGGTGGCTTTCAAAGATTTTATGGATCCATCAGTCTTGTTTATCTTTGCCTCGTTAATCATCGGGACTGTATTCACCAAGACAGGCCTAACCAAAAGACTGGCCTATAAAATGCTCATGATTGTGGGCGAAAGGACAAGCATGATCTACTTGGGATGCTTTCTGGTCACAGCAGCCATGACCCATTTCATGGCCCATACTGCTGTAGCTGCCACCATCTATCCCCTTCTTCTGGCCATTTATTCTCTATATGGCGAAGGCAACAAGCCAACAAAGTTCGGTAAGGGTCTATTCATGGGTATGGCTTATGTGGCCGGTGCTGGAAGTATCGTCACCCTGCTTGGTGCTGCCCGCGGGGCTGTTGCTCTCGGTTTTTTTAACGAAATAGTGAACAAGGACGTAACCTTCTTCCAGCTTACATATTACATGGCCCCTATTGGTTGGCTCATGACCTTTTTACTCTGGGGATTTTTCATGATTTTTCTTAAACCGGAAAAAGACAGAATCCCCGGGCTTCGAGAGAAGGCTAAAGAACTCAACGCCCAGCTAGGCCCAATTACCAGAGACGAAATTATTGCCGGGATAATCGTTATTGGCGTAATTGTGGTCATGTCCTTGCGCTCATTTATTCCGGAGCTAAAGGCCATTGATAAAACAGCCATCATCCTGCTTTCTACCATCTTATTCTTCATACTTCGCATCCTGGACCTCAAAGATCTTGAAGAAGTCCCCTGGAACATCATCCTCCTCTTTGCCGGCGCCATGAGTATTGGTTTTTGTCTCTGGGAAACCGGGGCAGCCAAGTGGCTAGCTGTCAACTGGTTGAACATGTTTAAGGAATCTCACTGGTTTATTTTTGTCATGAGCATTGCCTTCTTTGTCATGCTCATGACAAATTTTATCATGAACGTGGCAGCAATTGCCATTTCCCTGCCAGTAGCTCTGGTTATTGCCCCTTATCTTGGTGTAGCTCCTGATGTTATCCTTTATGCATCATTAGTTACCGCTGGTATGCCATTCCTTTTCTTGGTTGGCGCCGCACCTAATGCCATTGCTTACGACTCAAAACAGTTTACAACCGGAGAGTTCTTCTTATATGGAATTCCCGCCAGTATATTACTGATGATTGTCGTTGGACTGGCGGTTTATGTACTATGGCCAATAATGGGTATGCCCGTAACAACCGGATAA
- a CDS encoding CBS domain-containing protein encodes MRRTFVQDIMIPKDEYVCVTKDTTLYEAILKLKQQHVKTKEKTHTTIIVVDKLGKVLSQLTILDVLRGIEPKYREISDLDLSRFGYSTDFMESILKTHELWAHPLEELCKKVPQTLIKDIMRPLEKSETISATTTLDKAAHQMILNHCHALIVFNEQGQFIGLLRSIDLFNLVCSIIENCTLPEN; translated from the coding sequence ATGAGACGGACTTTTGTTCAAGATATCATGATCCCTAAAGACGAGTACGTTTGTGTAACAAAAGATACTACTCTTTATGAAGCCATTTTAAAGCTCAAGCAACAGCACGTAAAAACTAAGGAAAAAACCCACACGACCATCATTGTAGTCGATAAACTCGGCAAGGTACTTTCACAGTTGACTATTCTGGATGTTCTAAGAGGAATAGAGCCAAAATACAGGGAAATCTCCGATCTAGATCTTTCCCGATTTGGCTATAGTACAGATTTTATGGAGTCTATTTTAAAAACTCATGAACTCTGGGCACACCCCCTGGAAGAACTATGTAAAAAAGTACCGCAAACTTTAATCAAAGACATAATGCGTCCATTAGAGAAATCTGAAACCATATCTGCCACCACCACCTTGGACAAAGCCGCACACCAAATGATTTTGAACCACTGTCACGCTCTGATCGTCTTCAATGAGCAAGGTCAATTTATCGGTCTGCTCAGGTCCATCGATTTATTCAATCTTGTCTGCTCTATTATTGAAAACTGTACACTACCAGAAAATTAA
- a CDS encoding response regulator, with protein MAKRIFLIESNNLFLQKLIFRLKEKGFDIFHAQNFENILEELGQSQAKVVILDLHGLQNKGLEIIKKIKKKLPHVQIIIINDTEHIHLSIKAMQMGVFDDLYTPFDLNKLIKLINEALDK; from the coding sequence ATGGCTAAAAGAATCTTTCTTATCGAATCTAATAACCTCTTTTTGCAAAAGTTAATTTTTCGACTCAAAGAAAAGGGGTTCGATATTTTCCATGCTCAGAACTTTGAAAATATCCTGGAGGAACTTGGGCAATCTCAGGCAAAAGTAGTCATCCTCGACTTGCATGGTTTACAAAATAAGGGGTTGGAAATCATAAAAAAAATCAAAAAAAAACTACCCCACGTTCAAATAATTATTATAAACGATACAGAACACATCCACCTGTCCATCAAGGCCATGCAAATGGGTGTTTTTGATGATCTATACACTCCGTTTGACCTAAATAAGTTAATCAAGCTGATTAATGAGGCATTAGATAAATAG
- the pnp gene encoding polyribonucleotide nucleotidyltransferase yields MEQNFDSSRVSAPYGSSEIILESGKLALQADGAVWVQCGDTVVLVTAVTQTLDRETDFMPLVVNYQEMSYAAGRIPGGYFRREIGRPSERETLVSRLIDRPIRPLFPDGFRDEVQIIATVLSADPQYDPDILALTGASAALHISRIPFSGPIAGARIGYINGEFVLNPTQDLIQQSKLNLVLAATRDGVVMVEGGARFLPEKILAEAIEWGHEKILPVIEAQETLRQRCGQEKLKFTPPELDENLKSTVRELAYSDLSKALEVPEKLPRKQAKKEVYNQVIEALTEKFSEEPDASSKLSMVSTILEELEKEIVRKKIKESGTRIDGRDLTTVRPLTIEVGILPRTHGSAIFARGETKVLCIATLGSTTDEQRIETLAGDSVKRFMLHYNFPPYCVGEVKMLRGPSRREIGHGALAERALLPILPSAEEFPFTLRIVSEVMESNGSSSMATVCGSSLALMDAGVPIKEPVAGIAMGLIKENEDYFILTDILGDEDHLGDMDFKVAGTKDGVTAIQMDIKISGIPSEIMAKALAQAKDARLHILETMNKVLDKPRTELSPYAPKMGVIYVEPEKIKDVIGPSGKNIKAITATTNASVDIEDTGKITIFAPSQKALDETIEMILFFNQKPELGKNYEGLVKKILDFGAVVEILPGVDGLVHISQLAKERVENVSDLLKVGDRVKVKVIEIEDNGRIRLSRSAVIQEENGEKVDLSSFARPARSGPSRKRGERTKSRFKR; encoded by the coding sequence ATGGAACAGAATTTTGATTCATCTCGGGTAAGTGCACCTTATGGAAGCAGTGAAATCATCCTGGAAAGCGGAAAGCTAGCTTTACAGGCTGACGGTGCTGTTTGGGTCCAATGCGGTGACACCGTTGTTTTAGTTACTGCAGTTACCCAGACCCTTGACCGAGAAACAGACTTTATGCCCCTGGTAGTCAACTACCAGGAGATGTCTTATGCTGCTGGAAGAATCCCCGGCGGCTATTTCCGCAGGGAGATAGGTCGGCCCAGCGAACGGGAAACCCTTGTTTCTCGGCTTATCGACCGCCCAATTCGTCCCCTTTTCCCTGATGGCTTCCGCGATGAAGTACAAATAATTGCCACTGTCTTATCGGCAGATCCCCAATATGATCCCGATATACTGGCCTTGACCGGAGCCTCTGCAGCTTTACATATTTCAAGAATTCCTTTTTCTGGCCCGATTGCTGGCGCTAGAATCGGATATATTAACGGAGAATTTGTTCTGAACCCCACACAAGACCTGATCCAGCAAAGTAAACTGAATCTGGTTCTTGCTGCTACCAGAGACGGTGTGGTTATGGTTGAAGGAGGAGCCAGATTCCTTCCCGAAAAAATCCTGGCTGAAGCCATTGAGTGGGGACATGAAAAAATACTCCCAGTAATAGAGGCCCAGGAAACTCTTCGCCAGAGGTGTGGTCAGGAAAAACTGAAATTTACTCCTCCTGAGCTAGATGAAAACCTGAAAAGTACTGTACGGGAGTTAGCTTATTCAGATTTAAGTAAGGCTCTGGAAGTCCCTGAAAAGCTTCCTCGCAAACAGGCGAAAAAAGAAGTCTACAACCAGGTCATAGAAGCCCTGACAGAAAAATTTTCTGAAGAACCAGACGCTTCTTCTAAACTTAGTATGGTTTCTACTATACTGGAAGAACTGGAAAAAGAGATTGTACGCAAAAAAATCAAGGAATCAGGAACCAGAATTGATGGGCGGGATTTAACAACTGTCAGACCCCTAACAATTGAAGTGGGAATATTACCCCGGACTCATGGCTCAGCTATTTTTGCTCGGGGAGAAACAAAAGTTCTATGTATCGCTACTCTGGGCAGCACCACTGATGAACAGCGCATTGAAACTCTGGCTGGAGATAGCGTAAAAAGATTTATGCTCCACTACAACTTCCCTCCTTATTGCGTAGGCGAAGTAAAGATGTTGCGGGGACCATCGAGGCGAGAAATAGGACATGGAGCTCTGGCTGAACGGGCTCTCTTGCCTATTCTACCGTCTGCAGAAGAGTTTCCTTTTACTTTAAGAATCGTTTCGGAAGTCATGGAAAGCAACGGTTCATCTTCCATGGCCACTGTATGCGGAAGCAGCCTGGCTTTAATGGATGCAGGCGTCCCCATTAAAGAACCAGTAGCCGGTATTGCAATGGGACTGATTAAGGAAAACGAGGATTATTTTATTCTCACTGATATACTGGGCGATGAGGACCATTTGGGCGATATGGACTTTAAAGTGGCCGGGACTAAAGATGGGGTCACGGCTATTCAAATGGATATCAAAATTTCCGGCATCCCCTCTGAAATCATGGCCAAAGCCTTGGCCCAGGCCAAGGATGCCCGGCTGCATATTCTGGAAACCATGAACAAGGTTCTGGACAAACCCAGGACAGAGCTTTCACCTTATGCCCCCAAGATGGGAGTGATTTATGTGGAGCCGGAGAAAATAAAAGATGTTATTGGACCATCCGGCAAAAACATCAAGGCCATTACTGCCACTACCAACGCCTCAGTTGACATTGAAGATACAGGAAAAATCACCATCTTTGCACCTTCGCAAAAGGCGCTGGATGAAACTATTGAAATGATCCTGTTTTTCAACCAAAAACCAGAACTAGGCAAAAACTACGAGGGCCTGGTGAAGAAAATTCTTGACTTCGGGGCAGTAGTGGAAATCCTGCCCGGAGTGGACGGTCTGGTGCATATTTCCCAACTAGCGAAAGAAAGGGTCGAGAATGTCTCTGATTTGCTAAAGGTAGGAGACAGGGTAAAGGTAAAGGTAATAGAGATTGAAGACAACGGCCGGATTCGCCTGAGTCGTTCAGCTGTTATTCAGGAGGAGAACGGTGAAAAAGTAGACCTTTCTTCTTTTGCCCGTCCAGCTCGTTCTGGACCGTCGCGAAAACGAGGCGAACGAACTAAATCACGTTTTAAACGATAA
- the rpsO gene encoding 30S ribosomal protein S15, giving the protein MVMTPEEKAKIIDEFKQHDGDTGSPEVQVALLTARIKYLTEHFKVHKKDYHSRTGLLKLVGKRRNLLKYLKNKDIERYRNLIKRLGLRK; this is encoded by the coding sequence GTGGTTATGACCCCTGAAGAAAAGGCAAAGATTATTGATGAGTTTAAGCAACATGACGGAGATACTGGTTCTCCAGAAGTACAGGTAGCTCTTTTAACCGCCAGGATTAAGTACCTGACCGAACACTTTAAAGTACATAAAAAAGATTACCATTCTCGCACCGGGCTTTTAAAACTGGTCGGTAAAAGAAGAAACCTGCTCAAATACCTGAAAAATAAAGATATCGAAAGATATCGTAATCTCATCAAACGGTTAGGACTTAGAAAATAG